The Monomorium pharaonis isolate MP-MQ-018 chromosome 5, ASM1337386v2, whole genome shotgun sequence genome includes a window with the following:
- the LOC105831542 gene encoding probable cytochrome P450 6a14 isoform X1: protein MYKCDTFNVKFEMVLAELIGTFIVILTIVYIYYKYVIFNFWRKRGVFYIEPVVPIGNITPLITGKAQVGVHFQNVYMKYKDHRAIGMYILFKPNLLITDLELIRTVLTKEFKSFHDRGMFCNEIVDPLSGNLFFMSGKRWKNMRVKMTPTFTSGKIKQMFSILKECGEELAKHLESKAQIKEPIEVKETFARYTTDVIMSTAFGIKSNCMEEPNNEYRVQGNKVFDLNTFKITCTMFAPQIMDFFSIPFTAPSLTKFYMNMFRETVEYRKAHNIVRHDFMNLLIQLMERGYVDPEDDDKTTTNKSSNINKLTMTEATAQSFVFFAAGFETSATTMTFTMYELSQHQDIQDKLRKEIDEMLAKHDDLTYDVVNNMTYLHKVISETLRKYPPLPILNRICTKEIDLPTTNVRVPKGTLITIPLLGLHRDPSIYPNPDKFDPERFNADEIKKRHPYAYMPFGEGPRYCIGSRFGYLQTKVGLVSLLSKYKFRLHSRTPDQLTYNEKSAVLAAKGGVHLIIEPR, encoded by the exons ATGTATAAATGTGATACGTTCAACGTGAA attTGAGATGGTACTAGCGGAATTAATAGGAACTTTTATCGTTATCCTGACCATtgtgtacatttattataaatatgtgatatttaatttttggcgCAAGAGAGGTGTTTTTTACATCGAACCGGTTGTACCAATTGGAAATATAACACCTCTCATAACTGGAAAAGCTCAAGTAG gcgtacattttcaaaatgtctatatgaaatataaagatCATCGTGCTATTGGaatgtatatactttttaaaccaAATTTGCTAATCACTGACCTCGAGCTTATTCGGACGGTATTGACAAAAGAATTTAAGAGTTTTCATGACCGTGGAATGTTTTGCAACGAAATAGTTGACCCATTAAGCggcaatttgttttttatgtctGGAAAAAGATGGAAAAATATGCGTGTCAAAATGACACCTACATTTACCTCAGGAAAAATTAAGCAAATGTTTTCTATCCTGAAGGAATGTGGCGAAGAACTCGCAAAGCATCTGGAAAGTAAAGCTCAAATAAAAGAGCCTATCGAAGTAAAAGAGACATTTGCAAG aTATACAACAGACGTAATTATGTCAACGGCTTTTGGCATCAAATCTAATTGTATGGAGGAACCAAATAATGAATATCGGGTCCAGGGAAACAAAGTTTTTGAtctaaatacatttaagattaCCTGTACTATGTTTGCGCCGCAAATTATGGACTTCTTTTCTATTCCTTTCACGGCACCATCTCTTacgaaattttatatgaatatgttTCGAGAGACTGTGGAATATAGGAAAGCTCATAATATTGTCAGACATGACTTTATGAATTTGCTCATACAATTGATGGAGAGGGGCTACGTTGATCCTGAAGATGACGATAAAACTACCACCAACAAATCAT CAAACATAAATAAACTTACGATGACAGAAGCTACTGCACAAAGTTTTGTCTTCTTCGCAGCTGGCTTTGAAACCTCCGCAACGACGATGACATTCACCATGTACGAATTATCACAACATCAAGATATTCAGGATAAACTTCGGAAAGAAATCGATGAAATGTTAGCAAAACATGATGATCTGACTTACGACGTTGTGAACAATATGACATACCTTCACAAAGTAATAAGTG AGACTTTAAGAAAATATCCACCTCTTCCTATCTTGAATCGCATCTGCACCAAGGAAATAGACCTACCGACAACGAACGTTCGCGTACCAAAAGGGACATTAATAACTATACCGCTACTTGGATTGCATCGAGATCCGTCGATATATCCAAATCCGGATAAATTTGATCCTGAACGCTTCAACGCAgacgagataaaaaaaagacatcCTTACGCTTATATGCCATTCGGGGAAGGACCACGATACTGCATTG GTTCCCGATTTGGATACTTACAAACAAAAGTTGGACTTGTGAGTCTTTTATCGAAATACAAGTTCAGGCTTCATTCTCGGACTCCGGACCAGCTTACTTACAATGAAAAATCTGCGGTTCTTGCAGCAAAAGGTGGCGTACATCTTATTATTGAGCcacgataa
- the LOC105831542 gene encoding cytochrome P450 6k1 isoform X2 → MVLAELIGTFIVILTIVYIYYKYVIFNFWRKRGVFYIEPVVPIGNITPLITGKAQVGVHFQNVYMKYKDHRAIGMYILFKPNLLITDLELIRTVLTKEFKSFHDRGMFCNEIVDPLSGNLFFMSGKRWKNMRVKMTPTFTSGKIKQMFSILKECGEELAKHLESKAQIKEPIEVKETFARYTTDVIMSTAFGIKSNCMEEPNNEYRVQGNKVFDLNTFKITCTMFAPQIMDFFSIPFTAPSLTKFYMNMFRETVEYRKAHNIVRHDFMNLLIQLMERGYVDPEDDDKTTTNKSSNINKLTMTEATAQSFVFFAAGFETSATTMTFTMYELSQHQDIQDKLRKEIDEMLAKHDDLTYDVVNNMTYLHKVISETLRKYPPLPILNRICTKEIDLPTTNVRVPKGTLITIPLLGLHRDPSIYPNPDKFDPERFNADEIKKRHPYAYMPFGEGPRYCIGSRFGYLQTKVGLVSLLSKYKFRLHSRTPDQLTYNEKSAVLAAKGGVHLIIEPR, encoded by the exons ATGGTACTAGCGGAATTAATAGGAACTTTTATCGTTATCCTGACCATtgtgtacatttattataaatatgtgatatttaatttttggcgCAAGAGAGGTGTTTTTTACATCGAACCGGTTGTACCAATTGGAAATATAACACCTCTCATAACTGGAAAAGCTCAAGTAG gcgtacattttcaaaatgtctatatgaaatataaagatCATCGTGCTATTGGaatgtatatactttttaaaccaAATTTGCTAATCACTGACCTCGAGCTTATTCGGACGGTATTGACAAAAGAATTTAAGAGTTTTCATGACCGTGGAATGTTTTGCAACGAAATAGTTGACCCATTAAGCggcaatttgttttttatgtctGGAAAAAGATGGAAAAATATGCGTGTCAAAATGACACCTACATTTACCTCAGGAAAAATTAAGCAAATGTTTTCTATCCTGAAGGAATGTGGCGAAGAACTCGCAAAGCATCTGGAAAGTAAAGCTCAAATAAAAGAGCCTATCGAAGTAAAAGAGACATTTGCAAG aTATACAACAGACGTAATTATGTCAACGGCTTTTGGCATCAAATCTAATTGTATGGAGGAACCAAATAATGAATATCGGGTCCAGGGAAACAAAGTTTTTGAtctaaatacatttaagattaCCTGTACTATGTTTGCGCCGCAAATTATGGACTTCTTTTCTATTCCTTTCACGGCACCATCTCTTacgaaattttatatgaatatgttTCGAGAGACTGTGGAATATAGGAAAGCTCATAATATTGTCAGACATGACTTTATGAATTTGCTCATACAATTGATGGAGAGGGGCTACGTTGATCCTGAAGATGACGATAAAACTACCACCAACAAATCAT CAAACATAAATAAACTTACGATGACAGAAGCTACTGCACAAAGTTTTGTCTTCTTCGCAGCTGGCTTTGAAACCTCCGCAACGACGATGACATTCACCATGTACGAATTATCACAACATCAAGATATTCAGGATAAACTTCGGAAAGAAATCGATGAAATGTTAGCAAAACATGATGATCTGACTTACGACGTTGTGAACAATATGACATACCTTCACAAAGTAATAAGTG AGACTTTAAGAAAATATCCACCTCTTCCTATCTTGAATCGCATCTGCACCAAGGAAATAGACCTACCGACAACGAACGTTCGCGTACCAAAAGGGACATTAATAACTATACCGCTACTTGGATTGCATCGAGATCCGTCGATATATCCAAATCCGGATAAATTTGATCCTGAACGCTTCAACGCAgacgagataaaaaaaagacatcCTTACGCTTATATGCCATTCGGGGAAGGACCACGATACTGCATTG GTTCCCGATTTGGATACTTACAAACAAAAGTTGGACTTGTGAGTCTTTTATCGAAATACAAGTTCAGGCTTCATTCTCGGACTCCGGACCAGCTTACTTACAATGAAAAATCTGCGGTTCTTGCAGCAAAAGGTGGCGTACATCTTATTATTGAGCcacgataa